In the Halichoerus grypus chromosome 4, mHalGry1.hap1.1, whole genome shotgun sequence genome, one interval contains:
- the INHA gene encoding inhibin alpha chain produces MLSQLPLLLLLLLSPKSGHGCHGPELDRALVLAKVRALFLDALGPPALAGEGGDPGVRRLPRRHAPGGFLRRGSEPRKEEDVSQAILFPATGAGCAVESAARELTQEAEDGLFTYVFRPSQHTRGRQVTSAHLWFHTGLARQSEAASNSSGPLLSLLALSSGVPMAVPMSLGQAPPRWAVLHLAPSALPLLTSPVLVLQLRCPLCSCSARPEATPFLVAHSRARPPSGGERARRSTPPLPWPWSPAALRLLQRPPEEPAAHADCHRAALNISFQELGWDQWIVHPPSFIFHYCHGSCGLPAPSDLPLPGPGAPPTPVQPLSLVPGAQPCCAALPGTMRPLRVRTTSDGGYSFKYETVPNLLTQHCACI; encoded by the exons ATGCTGTCCCAGCTACCACTCCTGCTCCTCTTGCTGCTGTCCCCAAAGAGTGGGCATGGCTGCCACGGGCCAGAGCTGGACCGGGCACTTGTCCTGGCCAAGGTGAGGGCCCTGTTCTTGGATGCTTTGGGGCCTCCGGCACTGGCCGGGGAAGGTGGGGATCCTGGAGTCAGGCGTCTGCCCCGAAGACATGCCCCGGGGGGCTTCCTGCGCAGGGGCTCTGagcccaggaaggaggaggatgtCTCCCAGGCCATCCTTTTCCCGGCTACAG GTGCCGGCTGTGCGGTCGAGTCAGCTGCTAGAGAGCTGACCCAGGAGGCCGAGGACGGCCTCTTCACATATGTGTTCCGGCCGTCCCAGCACACGCGAGGCCGCCAAGTGACTTCAGCCCACCTGTGGTTCCACACGGGCCTGGCCAGGCAGAGCGAAGCGGCCTCCAATAGCTCTGGGCCCCTGCTAAGCCTGCTGGCTCTGTCATCAGGGGTCCCCATGGCCGTGCCCATGTCGTTGGGCCAGGCACCCCCTCGCTGGGCGGTGCTGCATCTGGCCCCCTCTGCACTCCCTCTGCTGACCAGCCCTGTCCTGGTCCTGCAGCTGCGCTGCCCTCTCTGTTCCTGCTCAGCCCGGCCCGAGGCCACACCCTTCCTGGTGGCCCACAGCCGGGCCAGGCCACCCAGCGGAGGCGAGCGAGCCCGACGCTCGACTCCCCCGCTGCCCTGGCCATGGTCTCCGGCCGCGCTGCGTCTGCTCCAGAGGCCTCCGGAGGAACCCGCCGCCCATGCTGACTGTCACAGAGCGGCCCTCAATATCTCCTTCCAGGAGCTGGGCTGGGACCAGTGGATTGTGCACCCTCCCAGTTTCATCTTCCACTATTGTCACGGTAGCTGTGGGCTGCCTGCCCCATCAGACCTGCCCCTGCCGGGGCCCGGGGCTCCTCCTACCCCTGTCCAACCCCTTTCTTTGGTGCCAGGGGCCCAGCCCTGCTGTGCTGCCCTCCCTGGGACCATGAGGCCCCTACGTGTCCGCACCACCTCAGATGGCGGTTACTCTTTCAAGTATGAGACAGTGCCCAACCTTCTCACTCAACACTGTGCTTGTATCTGA